From [Clostridium] symbiosum, a single genomic window includes:
- a CDS encoding DUF6718 family protein, whose translation MAKIFDKQGCLAYQCKTVNEARCLPGTLEALRADGVQIVILDSPEIYSEYAPYSYVEDMKKFIDMVSQMNRVA comes from the coding sequence GTGGCAAAAATCTTCGATAAGCAGGGGTGTTTGGCGTATCAATGTAAGACTGTGAATGAGGCACGATGTTTGCCAGGCACACTGGAAGCATTGCGGGCGGATGGTGTGCAGATTGTTATACTTGATAGTCCAGAGATATATTCAGAATATGCCCCTTATTCTTATGTGGAGGATATGAAAAAATTCATAGACATGGTTAGTCAAATGAATCGTGTGGCTTAG
- a CDS encoding cyclophilin-like fold protein, translated as MKYMKGIWGFLYLMALVLSVAGCAKAAMGTTAEPEEPYTSADLNYGDAASCATAEQKDEDAAALIAAPDGSTDPVTEENKKQQIRVSAGEKTVVFELNESAAAKSLCQQLPLTTEVENYGQNEKIFYLPENLDITDTPQAASGAGTLAYYAPWGDVVMFYGDYSPNGKLYELGQAVSGSGEISSLSGTLQIEKAG; from the coding sequence ATGAAGTATATGAAAGGAATTTGGGGATTTCTTTACCTGATGGCGCTGGTTTTATCCGTTGCAGGGTGTGCAAAAGCTGCAATGGGGACAACGGCAGAGCCCGAAGAACCTTATACATCGGCCGATTTGAATTATGGCGATGCCGCCAGCTGCGCCACCGCAGAGCAGAAGGACGAAGATGCGGCCGCTCTAATTGCTGCGCCAGACGGCAGTACCGATCCAGTCACGGAAGAAAATAAAAAACAGCAGATCCGTGTTTCGGCAGGTGAGAAAACCGTTGTTTTTGAATTAAATGAAAGTGCGGCGGCTAAAAGCCTGTGCCAGCAGCTTCCATTAACCACAGAGGTGGAAAATTACGGTCAAAATGAGAAAATTTTTTATCTCCCGGAAAATCTCGATATAACAGATACCCCGCAGGCAGCTTCAGGAGCGGGGACGCTGGCCTATTATGCCCCCTGGGGAGATGTGGTCATGTTCTACGGTGACTACAGCCCGAACGGCAAGCTGTATGAACTGGGGCAGGCGGTATCAGGAAGCGGGGAGATCAGCAGTCTTTCAGGAACTTTGCAAATTGAAAAGGCCGGGTAA
- a CDS encoding MATE family efflux transporter: MNKKVDLLHEPILPALTRLAVPIMATSLVQMAYNLTDMAWIGRLGAGAVTAVGTAGMYSWLSQGIVDLAKIGGQVKVAHALGAGNDREAAQYAKGAIQMGLLFAVIFGMISLFGARHLIGFFGLKDPVIIANSENYLRIVCGLIIFPYINSVLTGILTATGDSKTPFKANVIGLAANMVLDPVLIFGIGPFPVLGVVGAAIATVTAQITVSVIFILAVSRDTALFKQFRLFSRTPIRYIKEIVTIGFPASIQNLIYAGISMILTRLVTSWGDTAVAIQRVGGQVESVSWMVGEGFAAAVNSFTGQNFGAGMFNRVKKGYSAAVKMMGIWGMMTTALLIFMARPIFGIFIHEPEVLQAGVEYLQILGLSQFFMLIEVTSVGAFAGLGKTSIPSVLSITLTSARIPLAILFSAMGLGLNGIWWALTVSSVAKGIIFYIAYKITLKKMEKRMGIPLQKTT; this comes from the coding sequence ATGAATAAAAAGGTAGATTTACTCCATGAGCCGATTCTGCCGGCTCTGACGCGGCTGGCAGTGCCGATTATGGCCACGTCACTGGTTCAGATGGCCTATAATCTGACGGATATGGCATGGATTGGCAGACTGGGAGCCGGCGCGGTGACGGCCGTGGGAACCGCCGGAATGTACAGCTGGCTTTCACAGGGGATTGTGGATCTGGCTAAAATTGGCGGTCAGGTTAAGGTGGCTCACGCGCTGGGCGCCGGCAATGACAGGGAAGCGGCACAGTATGCAAAAGGCGCCATCCAGATGGGGCTTTTGTTTGCTGTGATTTTTGGAATGATTTCACTGTTTGGGGCCAGGCATCTGATTGGTTTTTTCGGGCTTAAGGATCCGGTAATCATAGCAAATTCGGAGAATTACCTGCGCATTGTCTGCGGCCTGATTATTTTTCCCTATATCAACTCGGTGCTGACCGGTATCCTGACGGCCACCGGCGACAGCAAAACGCCGTTTAAGGCCAATGTCATCGGTCTGGCGGCTAATATGGTTCTCGACCCGGTCCTGATCTTTGGAATCGGTCCGTTTCCTGTTCTCGGAGTGGTCGGAGCCGCCATCGCGACGGTGACGGCGCAGATCACGGTTTCCGTCATTTTTATCCTGGCGGTCAGCCGGGATACGGCGCTTTTCAAACAGTTCAGGCTGTTTTCCAGGACGCCAATCCGGTATATAAAGGAGATCGTGACCATCGGATTCCCGGCATCGATACAGAACCTGATCTATGCGGGAATATCGATGATTTTGACGAGACTGGTGACGAGCTGGGGAGATACGGCGGTGGCGATCCAGAGAGTGGGCGGTCAGGTGGAATCCGTCTCCTGGATGGTCGGAGAAGGTTTTGCAGCAGCAGTCAATTCATTTACAGGACAGAATTTCGGCGCAGGAATGTTTAACCGTGTTAAAAAAGGTTATTCAGCAGCAGTAAAAATGATGGGAATATGGGGAATGATGACTACCGCCCTGCTGATTTTCATGGCGAGGCCGATTTTTGGAATATTCATCCATGAACCGGAAGTGCTTCAGGCCGGAGTGGAATATCTTCAAATCCTTGGGCTTTCCCAGTTCTTTATGCTGATAGAGGTGACGTCGGTCGGCGCCTTTGCCGGCCTTGGAAAGACTTCCATCCCATCGGTGTTAAGCATTACGCTGACCTCGGCCAGAATTCCGCTGGCGATTCTGTTTTCCGCCATGGGCCTGGGACTAAACGGCATCTGGTGGGCGCTCACCGTATCCAGCGTGGCAAAGGGAATCATTTTCTACATCGCCTATAAAATAACATTGAAAAAAATGGAAAAAAGGATGGGGATCCCATTACAAAAAACGACGTAA
- a CDS encoding LysR family transcriptional regulator, with product MDIRVLRYFLAVTREESISGAAESLHMTQPTLSRQLMDLEEEIGKKLLIRGSRRITLTEEGMLLRKRATEILELVEKTESELMAPGETVGGDIYIGGGETDAMRHIARIATDLQRSCPQIRYHLFSGNADDVTERLDKGLLDFGVIIEPADMKKYDYIKLPATDTWGLLMPKDCPLAARAAIRAEDLHGLPIITSRQTLTSNLFSGWLGTEYEKLNIVATYNLVYNASLMVDEGMGYAICLDKLVNTSEESRLCFRPLEPRMESHLNLVWKKYQLFSGAAERFLSKVQEAFNGFSG from the coding sequence ATGGATATCCGTGTTTTACGTTACTTTCTGGCCGTGACCAGAGAAGAGAGCATCTCCGGGGCGGCAGAATCACTCCATATGACACAGCCCACCCTGTCGCGGCAGTTGATGGATTTAGAGGAAGAGATTGGAAAGAAGCTGTTAATCCGCGGAAGCAGAAGGATTACCCTGACGGAGGAAGGAATGCTCTTACGCAAGCGGGCAACTGAAATTTTGGAGCTGGTGGAGAAGACGGAGTCTGAGTTAATGGCGCCGGGAGAAACCGTCGGCGGAGATATCTATATTGGCGGCGGAGAGACGGACGCCATGCGCCATATTGCCAGGATTGCCACGGATTTGCAGAGATCCTGCCCTCAGATCCGATACCACCTGTTCAGCGGCAATGCGGACGATGTAACGGAACGTCTGGATAAGGGACTGTTGGATTTCGGCGTCATCATAGAACCGGCCGATATGAAAAAATATGACTATATCAAGCTTCCCGCCACAGATACCTGGGGCCTCCTGATGCCGAAAGACTGCCCCCTGGCGGCCCGCGCCGCCATCCGGGCAGAGGATTTGCACGGTCTGCCCATTATCACCTCACGTCAGACGCTGACAAGCAATCTGTTTTCCGGATGGCTGGGAACCGAATACGAAAAGCTGAACATTGTGGCTACCTATAACCTGGTCTATAATGCGTCTCTCATGGTAGACGAAGGGATGGGCTATGCCATTTGCCTTGACAAGCTGGTCAACACATCTGAGGAAAGCCGCCTCTGTTTCCGGCCGCTGGAACCGCGCATGGAATCGCATCTGAATCTTGTATGGAAGAAATACCAGCTTTTTTCGGGAGCCGCAGAGCGGTTCTTAAGCAAGGTTCAGGAGGCCTTTAACGGTTTTTCCGGTTAA
- the gltA gene encoding NADPH-dependent glutamate synthase translates to MEAKRDMTVKVPVREQDPKVRAANFEEVCLGYNQAEAMAEAERCLNCKNAKCIAGCPVSIDIPAFIQEVKNGEIEEAARVIAKASALPAVCGRVCPQETQCEGLCIRGIKGEPVSIGKLERFVADWSREHGFVPEAPEKTNGKKVAVIGSGPCGLTCAGDLAKLGYEVTIFEALHEAGGVLTYGIPEFRLPKADVVQPEIDNVKKLGVRIETNVVIGKSVTIDELMEEEGFQAVFIGSGAGLPKFMGIPGENANGVFSANEYLTRSNLMKAFRDDYDTPLMIGKKVVVVGGGNVAMDAARTALRLGAEVHIVYRRSEKELPARAEEVHHAKEEGIKFDLLTNPVEILTDDNGWVSGIICRRMELGEPDESGRRRPVEQAGSDFRIDADTVIMALGTSPNPLISATTEGLSVNRWKCIIADEKDGKTTKEGVYAGGDAVTGAATVILAMEAGRAGARGIHEYLSGK, encoded by the coding sequence ATGGAAGCAAAGAGAGATATGACGGTAAAGGTCCCGGTAAGGGAACAGGATCCAAAGGTGCGCGCCGCCAACTTTGAGGAGGTATGCCTGGGCTATAACCAGGCGGAGGCCATGGCGGAGGCGGAGCGCTGCTTAAACTGCAAAAATGCAAAGTGCATCGCAGGCTGCCCGGTGTCCATCGACATCCCGGCGTTTATCCAGGAAGTGAAGAACGGGGAGATCGAGGAAGCGGCCAGGGTGATTGCCAAAGCGTCGGCCCTCCCGGCCGTCTGCGGCCGTGTCTGCCCGCAGGAGACGCAGTGTGAAGGCCTCTGCATCAGGGGAATCAAAGGGGAGCCGGTCTCCATCGGCAAACTGGAGCGGTTTGTGGCGGACTGGTCGAGGGAACACGGCTTTGTGCCGGAGGCCCCGGAGAAGACCAACGGGAAAAAGGTGGCCGTGATCGGCTCCGGCCCCTGCGGCCTGACCTGCGCCGGTGACCTGGCAAAGCTGGGATATGAAGTGACCATTTTCGAGGCCCTCCATGAGGCGGGCGGAGTGCTTACTTACGGAATCCCGGAGTTCCGTCTGCCGAAGGCGGATGTGGTCCAGCCGGAGATTGACAACGTAAAGAAGCTGGGCGTCAGGATCGAGACAAACGTGGTAATCGGAAAGTCGGTTACCATCGATGAACTGATGGAAGAGGAAGGGTTCCAGGCCGTATTTATCGGTTCCGGAGCGGGACTTCCGAAATTCATGGGGATCCCGGGGGAGAATGCCAACGGGGTGTTCTCTGCCAACGAGTATCTGACCAGGAGTAACCTGATGAAGGCGTTCCGCGACGATTATGACACACCGCTGATGATCGGGAAAAAAGTGGTGGTAGTCGGCGGCGGAAACGTGGCCATGGATGCGGCCAGGACGGCGCTGCGCCTTGGGGCCGAGGTACATATCGTATACAGGAGAAGTGAGAAGGAGCTGCCGGCCAGGGCAGAGGAAGTCCACCATGCAAAGGAGGAGGGGATTAAGTTCGACCTCCTGACCAACCCGGTGGAGATCCTGACGGATGATAACGGCTGGGTGAGCGGCATCATCTGCCGGAGAATGGAGCTTGGCGAGCCGGATGAATCGGGAAGGAGAAGGCCGGTGGAGCAGGCGGGATCGGATTTTCGGATCGACGCCGACACGGTGATTATGGCGCTTGGAACGTCCCCGAACCCGCTGATCTCCGCCACGACGGAGGGCCTGTCCGTAAACCGCTGGAAATGCATTATCGCCGATGAGAAGGATGGAAAGACGACGAAAGAGGGCGTCTATGCAGGCGGAGATGCCGTGACCGGGGCGGCGACCGTCATCCTTGCCATGGAGGCGGGGCGTGCCGGGGCGCGCGGAATTCACGAGTACCTTTCAGGTAAATAA
- a CDS encoding GGGtGRT protein: MALFESYERRIDKINSVLNSYGIASIEEAEKITKDAGLNVYDQVKKIQPICFENAGWAYTVGAAIAIKKGCRRAADAAAAIGEGLQSFCIPGSVADQRKVGLGHGNLGKMLLEEETDCFCFLAGHESFAAAEGAIGIAEKANKVRQKPLRVILNGLGKDAAQIISRINGFTYVETEMDYYTGEVKELWRKSYSEGLRAKVNCYGANDVTEGVAIMWKEGVDVSITGNSTNPTRFQHPVAGTYKKECIEKGKKYFSVASGGGTGRTLHPDNMAAGPASYGMTDTLGRMHSDAQFAGSSSVPAHVEMMGLIGAGNNPMVGMTVAVAVSVQEAAEAGKF, from the coding sequence ATGGCATTATTTGAATCATATGAGAGACGAATTGACAAAATCAATTCCGTATTAAACAGCTATGGCATCGCTTCCATTGAAGAGGCCGAGAAAATCACGAAAGATGCTGGACTGAACGTATATGACCAGGTGAAGAAAATTCAGCCTATCTGCTTTGAGAACGCAGGCTGGGCTTACACAGTAGGCGCTGCCATTGCCATCAAGAAAGGATGCAGAAGAGCGGCGGACGCAGCGGCGGCAATCGGTGAGGGACTTCAGTCCTTCTGTATCCCGGGCTCCGTTGCCGACCAGCGTAAAGTAGGTTTAGGCCACGGCAACCTTGGCAAGATGCTTCTGGAAGAAGAGACCGACTGTTTCTGTTTCCTGGCAGGCCATGAGTCCTTTGCAGCCGCAGAGGGCGCCATCGGTATTGCCGAGAAGGCCAATAAAGTACGTCAGAAACCGCTCCGTGTTATCTTAAACGGACTTGGCAAAGACGCAGCCCAGATCATTTCCCGTATCAACGGCTTTACCTATGTTGAGACGGAGATGGACTACTATACGGGCGAAGTGAAAGAGCTGTGGAGAAAATCCTACTCCGAAGGCTTAAGGGCGAAAGTGAACTGCTACGGCGCAAACGACGTAACAGAAGGCGTTGCCATCATGTGGAAAGAGGGTGTAGACGTTTCCATCACCGGAAACTCCACCAACCCGACAAGATTCCAGCATCCGGTGGCAGGTACTTACAAGAAAGAATGTATTGAAAAAGGCAAGAAGTACTTTTCCGTTGCATCCGGCGGCGGTACAGGCCGTACCCTTCATCCCGACAACATGGCGGCAGGTCCTGCTTCCTACGGTATGACGGATACACTGGGCCGTATGCACTCCGACGCCCAGTTCGCAGGTTCCTCCTCTGTTCCGGCTCACGTTGAGATGATGGGTCTGATCGGCGCAGGCAATAACCCGATGGTCGGAATGACGGTAGCCGTTGCGGTCAGCGTGCAGGAAGCTGCTGAGGCTGGAAAGTTCTAA